In the genome of Raphanus sativus cultivar WK10039 chromosome 4, ASM80110v3, whole genome shotgun sequence, one region contains:
- the LOC130494580 gene encoding guanylate kinase 2-like isoform X1, whose amino-acid sequence MGGAPAFFVDHLENGHTNGDSSVEIGDRSYVIGGSHEGNPLFLGVQIHDKITNKWSSPTVLGTGPKPCKAYSAFVLKQGRILFIKKGSASDDSIWFLEVDSPFVREQRKLLGKEVVAWSKGVRGNAEKPIVISGPSGVGKGTLITMLMKEFPSMFGFSVSHTTRSPRCMEKNGVHYHFTDKNVMEKEINDGKFLEFASVHGNLYGTSIESVEVVTDSGKRCILDIDVQGARSVKASSLDAMFIFVCPPSMKELEDRLRARGTETEEQIQKRLRNAEAEIKAGKSSGIFGHILYNDNLDECYKSLKNLLGIDNDTPVNGVEVEGINLPKEHTVTKMEDKILIQETGEAAKNIRIVLDLSSINGGAPGRTRGIGLGTLKSS is encoded by the exons ATG GGAGGAGCACCAGCTTTCTTTGTGGATCATCTGGAGAATGGACACACTAATGGCGATTCATCAGTTGAAATTGGAGATCGATCC tATGTGATTGGTGGAAGTCATGAAGGGAACCCATTGTTCCTTGGAGTTCAGATTCATGACAAAATCACTAACAAGTG GTCTAGTCCTACTGTTCTTGGAACAGGCCCTAAACCCTGCAAGGCTTACTCTGCCTTTGTTCTTAAACAAGGCCGGATCTTGTTTATCAAAAAAGGCTCAGCTTCCGACGACTCTATATGGTTCCTTGAG GTGGATAGTCCTTTTGTCCGGGAACAAAGGAAACTCTTAGGGAAAGAGGTTGTTGCTTGGAGCAAAGGAGTGAGAGGAAACGCAGAGAAGCCTATTGTCATAAGCGGTCCTTCCGGAGTCGGCAAAGGAACGCTTATAACAATGCTCATGAAAGAGTTTCCTTCCATGTTCGGATTCTCTGTGAGCCACACAACTCGTTCTCCCAGGTGCATGGAGAAGAACGGTGTTCACTACCATTTCACTGATAAAAATGTGATGGAGAAAGAGATTAACGACGGGAAGTTTCTTGAGTTTGCTTCTGTTCATGGTAATCTGTACGGAACTAGTATTGAATCCGTTGAGGTTGTAACAGATTCAGGAAAG AGATGTATACTTGACATTGATGTTCAAGGAGCGAGGTCTGTGAAGGCGAGTTCTCTTGATGCGATGTTTATATTCGTGTGCCCTCCTTCAATGAAGGAGCTTGAAGATCGGCTCCGTGCCCG AGGAACTGAAACAGAGGAGCAGATCCAAAAGCGGCTTAGAAACGCTGAAGCGGAGATTAAAGCTGGGAAATCCTCAGGCATTTTTGGTCATATCTTGTATAATGACAACCTTGATGAATGCTACAAGAGCCTTAAG AATCTCTTGGGGATAGACAATGACACTCCGGTGAATGGTGTAGAAg TAGAAGGGATCAATCTTCCAAAGGAGCATACAGTAACAAAGATGGAAGATAAGATTTTGATTCAAGAAACAGGAGAAGCAGCTAAGAACAT CAGGATCGTGTTGGATTTATCTTCAATTAATGGAGGAGCACCGGGAAGAACAAGAGGGATCGGTTTGGGGACGTTGAAGTCCAGCTAA
- the LOC130494580 gene encoding guanylate kinase 2-like isoform X2, producing the protein MGGAPAFFVDHLENGHTNGDSSVEIGDRSYVIGGSHEGNPLFLGVQIHDKITNKWSSPTVLGTGPKPCKAYSAFVLKQGRILFIKKGSASDDSIWFLEVDSPFVREQRKLLGKEVVAWSKGVRGNAEKPIVISGPSGVGKGTLITMLMKEFPSMFGFSVSHTTRSPRCMEKNGVHYHFTDKNVMEKEINDGKFLEFASVHGNLYGTSIESVEVVTDSGKRCILDIDVQGARSVKASSLDAMFIFVCPPSMKELEDRLRARGTETEEQIQKRLRNAEAEIKAGKSSGIFGHILYNDNLDECYKSLKNLLGIDNDTPVNGVEVEGINLPKEHTVTKMEDKILIQETGEAAKNMIVLDLSSINGGAPGRTRGIGLGTLKSS; encoded by the exons ATG GGAGGAGCACCAGCTTTCTTTGTGGATCATCTGGAGAATGGACACACTAATGGCGATTCATCAGTTGAAATTGGAGATCGATCC tATGTGATTGGTGGAAGTCATGAAGGGAACCCATTGTTCCTTGGAGTTCAGATTCATGACAAAATCACTAACAAGTG GTCTAGTCCTACTGTTCTTGGAACAGGCCCTAAACCCTGCAAGGCTTACTCTGCCTTTGTTCTTAAACAAGGCCGGATCTTGTTTATCAAAAAAGGCTCAGCTTCCGACGACTCTATATGGTTCCTTGAG GTGGATAGTCCTTTTGTCCGGGAACAAAGGAAACTCTTAGGGAAAGAGGTTGTTGCTTGGAGCAAAGGAGTGAGAGGAAACGCAGAGAAGCCTATTGTCATAAGCGGTCCTTCCGGAGTCGGCAAAGGAACGCTTATAACAATGCTCATGAAAGAGTTTCCTTCCATGTTCGGATTCTCTGTGAGCCACACAACTCGTTCTCCCAGGTGCATGGAGAAGAACGGTGTTCACTACCATTTCACTGATAAAAATGTGATGGAGAAAGAGATTAACGACGGGAAGTTTCTTGAGTTTGCTTCTGTTCATGGTAATCTGTACGGAACTAGTATTGAATCCGTTGAGGTTGTAACAGATTCAGGAAAG AGATGTATACTTGACATTGATGTTCAAGGAGCGAGGTCTGTGAAGGCGAGTTCTCTTGATGCGATGTTTATATTCGTGTGCCCTCCTTCAATGAAGGAGCTTGAAGATCGGCTCCGTGCCCG AGGAACTGAAACAGAGGAGCAGATCCAAAAGCGGCTTAGAAACGCTGAAGCGGAGATTAAAGCTGGGAAATCCTCAGGCATTTTTGGTCATATCTTGTATAATGACAACCTTGATGAATGCTACAAGAGCCTTAAG AATCTCTTGGGGATAGACAATGACACTCCGGTGAATGGTGTAGAAg TAGAAGGGATCAATCTTCCAAAGGAGCATACAGTAACAAAGATGGAAGATAAGATTTTGATTCAAGAAACAGGAGAAGCAGCTAAGAACAT GATCGTGTTGGATTTATCTTCAATTAATGGAGGAGCACCGGGAAGAACAAGAGGGATCGGTTTGGGGACGTTGAAGTCCAGCTAA
- the LOC108832044 gene encoding acetylglutamate kinase, chloroplastic-like, with amino-acid sequence MATVTSNTPPKSFSLSISNPLKPLTPKSPSLRFPPRNNHHRLSINAAVSSPPPNSPSPDYRFEILSESLPFIQKFRGKTIVVKYGGAAMTSPELKASVVSDLVLLACVGLRPILVHGGGPDINRYLKQLNIPAEFRDGLRVTDATTMEIVSMVLVGKVNKNLVSLINAAGATAVGLSGHDGRLLTARPVPNSDQLGFVGEVARVDPSVLRPLVGSGYIPVIASVAADEAGQAYNINADTVAGELAAALGAEKLILLTDVAGILEDREDVGSLVKEIDIKGVKKMIEDGKVGGGMIPKVKCCIRSLAQGVKTASIIDGRRQHSLLHEIMSDEGAGTMITG; translated from the coding sequence ATGGCCACCGTCACATCCAACACACCGCCTAAATCCTTCTCCCTCTCCATCTCCAACCCTCTCAAACCCCTAACCCCCAAATCTCCATCCCTTCGCTTCCCACCTCGCAACAATCATCACCGTTTATCCATAAACGCCGCCGTATCGTCACCGCCTCCAAACTCACCTTCACCGGACTACAGATTCGAGATCCTCTCCGAGTCCCTACCCTTCATCCAAAAATTCCGAGGCAAAACCATCGTCGTCAAGTACGGCGGCGCGGCCATGACCTCCCCGGAGCTCAAAGCCTCCGTCGTAAGCGACCTCGTCCTCCTCGCGTGCGTCGGTCTCCGACCCATCCTCGTCCACGGCGGAGGTCCCGACATCAACCGCTACCTGAAACAGCTCAACATCCCTGCCGAGTTCCGTGACGGGCTCCGCGTCACCGACGCCACCACGATGGAGATCGTCTCCATGGTTCTCGTCGGAAAAGTGAACAAGAATCTCGTTTCTCTGATCAACGCCGCCGGAGCCACAGCGGTGGGGCTGTCGGGACACGACGGTCGTCTTCTCACCGCGAGGCCGGTTCCTAACTCGGATCAGTTAGGTTTTGTCGGAGAAGTCGCGAGGGTTGATCCGAGCGTGCTGCGTCCGCTCGTTGGTTCCGGTTACATTCCGGTGATTGCATCCGTGGCTGCTGATGAGGCTGGACAGGCTTATAACATCAATGCGGATACGGTGGCGGGGGAGCTCGCGGCGGCGCTTGGAGCTGAGAAGCTGATTCTGTTGACGGATGTGGCCGGGATATTGGAGGATAGAGAGGATGTGGGGAGCTTGGTGAAGGAGATTGATATAAAGGGAGTGAAGAAGATGATTGAAGATGGGAAAGTTGGTGGTGGGATGATTCCTAAGGTGAAGTGTTGTATAAGGTCTCTTGCACAGGGAGTGAAGACAGCTAGTATTATTGATGGGAGGAGACAGCATTCTCTGCTTCATGAGATTATGTCTGATGAAGGAGCTGGTACTATGATTACTGGGTGA